TAAACCTTTTACAGACCACAGTGGGCGGGACGTGAAGATCAGGCAACGTCAGCTTGAAATCATGAATACACCTGGCAGCACAAACCAGCCGCTGTATATTGAAAATATTCTGATGCTAAGGGTATCCAAAAGGCTCTCACAGACTAAAGAGCCTTTTTGAGAAACAACTGAAAGGCGAAATTCTCTTGCACAAGCGTTTAAAAGATTGTTAAAAGACCTTATGTAGAACTATATGTTGGGCCTTCGATGTTCAACGGGTTTAGATTTTTTACTTAACCATCCGGCGCTTATGCAAAAACCTTGTACCGGACAGACAATTTTATTTGGAGGTACTGTATGGCAAATCAAAATCTGGGTCGACAAATCCTGGAAAAAATAAAAGAACATGGAGACCATACCGCTCTTCGCTATAAAACGGATCGGGGCTGGGAATCTGTTTCTTATGCCGAATTCGGCGAAAAGGTACAAAGACTTGCCTGTGCACTGATACAAGCCGGGGTTTTGCCTGGTGATAGGATCGGCATTTATTCAGCCAACCGGTATGAATGGGCAGTGACCGATTTTGCCTGTTTGATTACAGGTGCCGTCAGTGTCCCCATTTACGCCACCAACACCGGCGAACAGGCCCGTTTTATTATCAAGGATGCCGGGATCAAACTCATCTTTACCGGTAATGCCACCCAGTATGAGAATATTGCAGCCATCCGGGAACCGGAAAATCCCCTGGATGTGGTAACATATGATACTGTCAGCGATATTGACCCGTCCTTTGCCGGTGACCTTTCCTCTTTTATGGATATCGAAGATGTGGACCGGTTTTTGCCGGAAATTCAATCGAGGCTGGAAAACATTAAAAGCTCCGATACCTCTACCATTATATATACATCCGGTACCACCGGAAATCCCAAAGGGGTGATGCTCATCCATGACAATCTTTTTCACCAGTTTGACGCCATTGAACAGAACTTTGATGTCTCCGAAAAAGACACATCGCTTTGTTTCCTGCCCTTAAGCCATGTGTACGAACGAATGTGGTCCTATTATGTTTATCTCAAAGGAGCGGTCAATACCTATCTGGAAGATCCCAAACAGGTCATTGAAACCATGGCCGAGGTCAGGCCCACGGCCATGGTTTCGGTTCCACGTCTGTATGAAAAAATTTATGCCACGGTCATGAACCGCCTGGAAACCGCTTCGGTGCTGAAAAAGTTGATGTTTAAAAAGGCCCTGGAAACTGGCGATCAATATTATAACACCCTTAAAGAAGGCAAATCCGCCTCTTTGGGGCTGCGCCTGAAGCATAAGTTTTTTGACAGGCTGATTTTGTCCAAGATCAGGGAAGTGGTGGGCGGCCCCAAGAATTTTTTTTCCGCAGGTGGAGCGCCACTGGAACAATCCATTGAAGAATTCTTTTTTTCCTGCGGCCTGCTGATCTGCCAGGGAT
This DNA window, taken from Thermodesulfobacteriota bacterium, encodes the following:
- a CDS encoding long-chain fatty acid--CoA ligase; this translates as MANQNLGRQILEKIKEHGDHTALRYKTDRGWESVSYAEFGEKVQRLACALIQAGVLPGDRIGIYSANRYEWAVTDFACLITGAVSVPIYATNTGEQARFIIKDAGIKLIFTGNATQYENIAAIREPENPLDVVTYDTVSDIDPSFAGDLSSFMDIEDVDRFLPEIQSRLENIKSSDTSTIIYTSGTTGNPKGVMLIHDNLFHQFDAIEQNFDVSEKDTSLCFLPLSHVYERMWSYYVYLKGAVNTYLEDPKQVIETMAEVRPTAMVSVPRLYEKIYATVMNRLETASVLKKLMFKKALETGDQYYNTLKEGKSASLGLRLKHKFFDRLILSKIREVVGGPKNFFSAGGAPLEQSIEEFFFSCGLLICQGYGLTETSPMISYNTPGCFKFGTVGKPVPNCEVRIADNGEVQVKGPQVMKGYYQQPEKTAAVMDNGWFKTGDVGEFDEDGFLKITDRIKDLIITSGGKNIAPQHIETLIGKDFFIEQLLAIGDRRKYISALVVPSFEALETWAQKKQIPYTSMEDLVEHPEVIAFYQKRIDYHSKALAQYETIKKFRLLPSAFTVETGEITPTLKMKRKNINEKFKEIIDSMYEE